CTAAACCTTTTATTACATGAACAgtgtttttggattttggaCAGGAAAGGGTTACGTTGACGGCCGAGGAAGTGTATGACAAATCTGAATAGTTACTaagttatttttacatttattttacaaagaatataaaaataaaattgattttaaaaatgtaaaattttatattttttttaaaaaaataaataaagataatactaagtgaatataaaaaatttagatgtatcaaaataatatttttttcttttcatagaATATtgagattttgttttctttttctctatcgCAACCATTCTggatagtttttctttttcacttttcccAATTCTTTTATCcccaaataatatattagagTTAGTTGgagtacaaacaaagtctcacattgagtgaaagaaggactggtcaaggatttatatacacatagatatcttCAATGGTAAGAGGTCTTTTGGAGtagtaccaaaagcaaacccgtgagAATTTGATCCAAAgtggacaatatcttatcatgTGTAAAGTTTTATGTGTGTCGTTCCTCTCCCAACTCAACATAGTTCATAAAGAGTAGGTTTGTGTTAGTAATATGACAAATtaccaatttttctttatatcttatatttggtttttaaaatggttttacttgttagagtttttcataattattatttgaaattaataaataaatttttaaacttttaatattttttaagaaataatttattttcggtctttaaataatttttttaattataaaatatttatatttaaaaaatatacttaaagacaattttatctttaaattaaaaaaatctattaatatttatttctttaatcaaataaatagtttatacaaacaatttttcttttaaattaaatatctttcaatttaattaaattacttcaCTTGCAGTATTGTGAAATGTGATAATCACGTCATTGATTTATGGATAACCTCTATACATTTTAAGTACACCGTTGAGTAAACAATCATCAATACTCTttcaatatgataaaataaaataaacatttatttttccaaattcattttttacttcttatggaaccataatatatataaattataatactcGGATTGGGTTAGATACAAATATCTAAAGATAACTTTTCGATATTCCGATCGATATATAAATGTAATAGAGTGTAAAAACTTGAAGAATTAAAAGTGACATATAAGTGTTGTTGAGAATTAGAGAGAAAAGTGAGTCATAGGAAAACGTTTTATTGAATTAGAAGGTAGAGTAGCTTGGAGGGAGTGATGTTAAGTTCATTTTGCACATATGCCATGTTcatacaacaaacaacaacGTCTGCTTATTGTAACTGTTCATGGATAGAGGTGCGATTGttgttaaaatgaaaattatatgttcgcatatactttttattattacacttactattttttattagagtTAGAATATGTTAATACTTATCATATCATACATACTATAAATCTATCAATTTTGTTATCTGTTTAAATGTATAGCAAgagtttgttaacttttttagtgtatttgaataatttttcttataataattagcACAAGATCATGAGGtgtgaaatattattttcctttctgaataaacattaatatataaatttgtatgttCATTGGGGGCTACTATGCCAACACATGTTGGGATTTTTACACCTTACATTAACTCCTTGGACAAAAATAGAATCTATTATACCTTTCTTACGAAACAACATAATACAGTTTTCCTTTGGGTATCTAAGGTGTTAATGATGAAGActtacaaaagaagaagaaggatatGAAGGAAGTAAAAAATTGTTTGAGTAGATATCGTAACTTTCCACTCTGGTTGGTGATGGAGGTCAAAGAGAGAGACTTGAAGCACATAAAAGAGAGTTAGAATGAAACTTAAGTCGTCTCCACAGACAAGATCTCCAATTCAGCCCACCAGAGTGGAGAAAGTCTTGGGACCACTTGCTCAGGTGACAAACCAAGCACTTCCCTTAATTTGGAAGTCACGTCCCTCATTGTTGGTCTTGACTTTACATCAGGTTTGGTACAATCTTGGATCACATCACAAATGCAATGAAGTTCGTTCTCCTTGAAACAGTGTAGGGTGGGATCCACCAAATCTTTGAGGTTTGTTTTCTCGTTTAAGTACTTAGCAgcctataatattatttatgacaaTGCATCAATATTAACAATGTTACAGTTTAAACTGCTAGCAGACATTAGGAAGGTATGTTTCAAACTTACCCAGTCCACTAGGTTGCCATGTTCTTCCGAGTAAGGTAATTTCCCTGAGATGATTTCCAGCAATAACTCTCCAAATTTGTAAACATTGGTTTCAATATTCTCTTGGGATGGCCCATCATCAGATTTATTTGAATCACCCACGCTCTCTGGTGACACAATCTGTTTAAAAGTTACCTCTGCAACCTGAATGAACAATGGAATGGAGAAATGTGTTACTTGGATGTTAACGTGtaatgaaaacaaacaaaagaagagaagatcATTTCTTTGCACCTTAGCAGAAAAATCATCtgttaaaaatatcatatttgaaGTTAGCTTGCTTTGTGCCATAGGTGGATTTAAGTCATGGTGCATGTATTGAAGGCAATACGCAACCCCCATGATAATCTTTACCCTTGCACTCCAATCAATACGTTCCAAATGCGAAACTAAAAATAACAACACATAAAACATACATAACTTTTAGTTGTAACAGCACAGATAAAATCCATTTTTCTCTagcaaaactaaaacaaatagtTGTACCATGTAAATGCTCAAATAAGGTTCCATTTGGAGCATACTCAAACACCAACATCCTAGTGAATGGTTCTTCTTCTTCGCAGTAGCCAATAAGATTAATAAAGTTCTTATGATTTATGCGAGACAAATTATCAATCTGGAgcacataagaaaaaaaaaataacaaaaaaataaaaactaaattccTCTTAACGTTGCAATGGAATTGTTAATGCAACCCATTTATTTTTATGGACTCGAGAAGTAGAAAACCTTTTTGCGATATCTTATCTCCATGCTCTTTGACCAATTCTTAGAAGAAGTAATTAGAGTAGAAACTACAGCAATCTCAACTCCACTAGACAATGTTCCTTTGTAGATGGTGCACTCGGCATAAGAATCAATAACAATATTGCTAAAATCTTCACAGGCTGTCTCTAATTCTGCTCTATTCAACTTGGGAACCCCTACATTTCATGACAAGACATTACAATGTTGTCAGTCCTTGATTGAACTAATAACTCACTTAagaaagttcaattttttttttatggaaaaaaacTTCATACGGCATAATACAAATTGCTACTTTTTTAATCATGAAGGTTATGAtatacaaaagaagaagaaggtaaTTATTCAAGTAAGAGTTAtactttgaattaaaaaaaaaaactatttaccTGTTATAAATGCTTTCCGCAACTGTCCACTTATTCCTGTCTTCCAGGGGCCTATTACTTTTGCGGCTCGTTTTCGCCAaatgtataaaagaattatGATAATAATGGCCAGCAgaagaagaataataattatcCACTTCCACACAGAAGCACCATTATTTACATCTTGACTTTCTTGATTTCCATCGGAAGCATCTTGTGATTGATTTTTATCAGAAGCATCATCAGGAGCATTAGGATCTGA
Above is a genomic segment from Vigna radiata var. radiata cultivar VC1973A chromosome 10, Vradiata_ver6, whole genome shotgun sequence containing:
- the LOC106775007 gene encoding protein MALE DISCOVERER 1 — encoded protein: MELRWNTFGFCLRIYIFLFSLWGIRDCWSVNDEGLALLAFQARITSDPFNALVNWNPNDCDPCGWLGVHCVDGKVQVLDLKGLSLEGTLAPELGKLNHLNSIVLCKNNFSGAIPKELGDLPKLELLDLRENNLSGNIPAEIGNMSLLKHFVWQRNFNQWYKSDSLIILTKAKLKKFANAFAWPLFKLGKTASHGNEKDYCDILPSSDVPKIAQNVPEIVSSTRRKLLQSSGNNLAAVPFDDKTPIEFSTAPTTFSTGAIPAVPDATEKQNQPAPSDPNAPDDASDKNQSQDASDGNQESQDVNNGASVWKWIIIILLLLAIIIIILLYIWRKRAAKVIGPWKTGISGQLRKAFITGVPKLNRAELETACEDFSNIVIDSYAECTIYKGTLSSGVEIAVVSTLITSSKNWSKSMEIRYRKKIDNLSRINHKNFINLIGYCEEEEPFTRMLVFEYAPNGTLFEHLHVSHLERIDWSARVKIIMGVAYCLQYMHHDLNPPMAQSKLTSNMIFLTDDFSAKVAEVTFKQIVSPESVGDSNKSDDGPSQENIETNVYKFGELLLEIISGKLPYSEEHGNLVDWAAKYLNEKTNLKDLVDPTLHCFKENELHCICDVIQDCTKPDVKSRPTMRDVTSKLREVLGLSPEQVVPRLSPLWWAELEILSVETT